From Bradyrhizobium symbiodeficiens, the proteins below share one genomic window:
- a CDS encoding ABC transporter ATP-binding protein: MTQAQLAQGTSPLLAVRDVSVVFGGIIALNGVSFDMQKGQILGLIGPNGAGKTTLFNCLSRLYQPSSGDILMEGASILSRPPHRIAEIGIGRTFQNVALFPNLSVMDNVRVGTHARTSSDIISDSLRLAWIRRSESDVNKKVHEILAYLDLEDVAHTVVSGLPFGTQKRVELARALAADPKILLLDEPAGGLNHEEVYVLGDLIRKIRSERHMTVLLVEHHMGLVMSIADHVVALNFGKKLAEGTPSQVQADPDVIKAYLGSKDQ; this comes from the coding sequence ATGACGCAGGCACAGCTCGCGCAGGGGACATCGCCCCTGCTCGCGGTTCGCGACGTCAGCGTCGTGTTCGGCGGCATCATCGCGCTCAACGGCGTGTCCTTCGACATGCAGAAGGGCCAGATCCTCGGCTTGATCGGCCCCAACGGCGCCGGCAAGACGACGCTCTTCAACTGCCTGTCCCGGCTCTATCAGCCGTCGTCCGGCGACATCCTGATGGAAGGCGCGAGCATCCTGTCGCGGCCGCCGCACCGGATCGCCGAGATCGGCATCGGCCGCACCTTCCAGAACGTGGCGCTGTTCCCGAACCTCTCGGTGATGGACAATGTCCGCGTCGGAACCCACGCCCGAACCTCCAGCGACATCATCAGCGACTCGCTGCGCCTGGCCTGGATCCGCCGCAGCGAGAGCGACGTGAACAAGAAGGTGCACGAGATCCTCGCCTATCTCGACCTCGAGGACGTCGCCCACACCGTCGTGTCCGGCCTGCCCTTCGGCACGCAGAAGCGCGTCGAGCTGGCGCGCGCGCTCGCGGCGGACCCGAAGATCCTGTTGCTCGACGAACCCGCCGGCGGCCTCAACCACGAGGAAGTCTACGTGCTCGGCGACCTCATCCGCAAAATCCGCAGCGAGCGCCACATGACGGTGCTGCTGGTCGAGCATCACATGGGCCTCGTGATGTCGATCGCCGACCACGTCGTCGCACTGAATTTCGGCAAGAAGCTCGCGGAGGGCACCCCCAGCCAGGTGCAGGCGGACCCCGACGTCATCAAGGCCTATCTCGGGAGCAAGGACCAATGA
- a CDS encoding ABC transporter ATP-binding protein has translation MTTLLNVKDLRAYYGQVQALHGLSFSLNEGSLVTLLGANGAGKTTTLRAICNMVRSTGGIEFDGKPLNNRSTESIVRFGIAHVPQGRGTFTTMTVEENLQLGAITRKDSAGIVSDIERMYAHFPVLKQRHTQQAGTLSGGEQQMLAVARALMLRPRLMLLDEPSFGLAPLVVRDLFGILSKINREDKVSILVVEQNAQLALELADQAYVIETGRIVMSGNAKDIANNEEIRKSYLGY, from the coding sequence ATGACGACATTGCTCAACGTCAAGGACCTGCGCGCCTATTACGGCCAGGTCCAGGCGCTCCATGGCCTGTCCTTCTCGCTCAACGAGGGCTCGCTCGTGACGCTGCTCGGAGCCAACGGCGCCGGCAAGACCACCACGCTGCGCGCGATCTGCAACATGGTGCGCTCCACCGGCGGCATCGAGTTCGACGGCAAGCCGCTGAACAACCGCTCCACCGAGAGCATCGTGCGTTTCGGCATCGCCCACGTGCCGCAGGGCCGCGGCACCTTCACCACCATGACGGTGGAGGAAAACCTCCAGCTCGGCGCCATCACCCGCAAGGACAGCGCCGGGATCGTCTCCGACATCGAGCGTATGTACGCGCATTTCCCGGTGCTGAAGCAGCGCCACACCCAGCAGGCCGGCACGCTTTCCGGCGGCGAGCAGCAGATGCTCGCGGTCGCCCGCGCCCTGATGCTGCGACCGCGCCTGATGCTGCTGGACGAGCCCTCCTTCGGCCTCGCGCCGCTGGTGGTGCGCGACCTGTTCGGCATCCTCAGCAAGATCAACCGCGAGGATAAGGTCTCGATCCTGGTGGTCGAGCAGAACGCCCAGCTCGCGCTCGAGCTCGCCGACCAGGCCTATGTGATCGAGACCGGCCGCATCGTGATGTCGGGCAACGCCAAGGACATCGCGAACAACGAAGAAATCCGCAAATCCTATCTGGGTTACTGA
- a CDS encoding branched-chain amino acid ABC transporter permease — MELFTNQVLAGIATGAIYACMALAVVMIYQAIDHLNFAQGEMAMFATFVSWQLMQWGVPYWASFVITLAFAFVGGVAIERILFKPLAKAPVLTNVAGFIALFAIINSSAGLIWDFTIKQYPTPFGSSPFLGSQLISTHQAGMIGVTVLLLIALYFFFQYTRIGLAMRAAASVPESARLVGINTSWMIALGWGMASAIGAIAGMLIAPVVFLEPNMMGGVLIYGFAAAVLGGLTSPFGAVVGGFLMGIFENLAGTYIPGVGNELKLPIALALIISVLVVKPAGLFGRHIVKRV, encoded by the coding sequence ATGGAGCTTTTCACCAACCAGGTCCTGGCTGGAATCGCCACCGGTGCCATTTACGCCTGCATGGCGCTGGCCGTGGTGATGATCTACCAGGCCATCGACCATCTCAACTTCGCGCAAGGCGAGATGGCGATGTTTGCGACTTTCGTCTCATGGCAGCTGATGCAGTGGGGCGTGCCCTATTGGGCTTCGTTCGTGATCACGCTGGCCTTCGCCTTCGTCGGCGGCGTCGCGATCGAGCGTATCCTGTTCAAGCCGCTCGCCAAGGCGCCGGTGCTGACCAATGTCGCCGGCTTCATCGCGCTGTTCGCGATCATCAACTCCTCGGCCGGCCTGATCTGGGACTTCACCATCAAGCAATACCCGACCCCGTTCGGCTCCTCGCCGTTCCTCGGCAGCCAGTTGATCTCGACCCACCAGGCCGGCATGATCGGCGTCACGGTGCTGCTGCTGATCGCGCTGTACTTCTTCTTCCAGTACACGCGGATCGGCCTCGCCATGCGGGCCGCCGCTTCGGTGCCTGAATCCGCCCGCCTCGTCGGCATCAACACCTCCTGGATGATCGCGCTCGGCTGGGGCATGGCCTCGGCGATCGGCGCCATCGCCGGCATGCTGATCGCGCCGGTCGTGTTCCTGGAGCCCAACATGATGGGCGGCGTTCTGATCTACGGTTTTGCAGCCGCCGTGCTCGGCGGATTGACGAGCCCGTTCGGCGCCGTCGTCGGCGGCTTCCTCATGGGCATCTTCGAAAACCTCGCCGGCACCTACATCCCGGGCGTCGGCAACGAGTTGAAACTCCCGATCGCGCTCGCGCTGATCATCTCCGTCCTGGTCGTCAAACCCGCTGGCCTGTTCGGCCGGCACATCGTCAAGCGAGTTTGA
- a CDS encoding branched-chain amino acid ABC transporter permease has protein sequence MSAAEEVVAEGHQAVEAVPKRAMTLGTGTSLVVLAALLIVPLLVKNFIIFQMTMLLIYGLAVLALNILTGGSGQFSLGQSAFYAVGAYTSAVLMEYFNVNYALTIPVSAVVCFGFGYLFGKPALRLSGVYLALATFALATAMPQLLKLNFLEHWTGGVQGLVVTKPDAPFGLPMSQDMWLYYFTLVVTIAIYIFAVNLLRSRSGRAFMAIRDNEIAASAMGVDVALYKTLAFGVSAAVTGVAGSLGAIAVQFVAPDSYTITLAISLFLGMVVGGVGWLPGSFVGAAFIIFVPNMAESISKGLSGAVFGVLLFLVIYLVPHGARQIAIMGQQLAGKLRRN, from the coding sequence ATGAGCGCAGCAGAAGAAGTCGTTGCCGAAGGCCACCAGGCGGTCGAGGCCGTTCCGAAGCGGGCCATGACGCTGGGCACCGGCACCTCGCTGGTGGTGCTCGCGGCGCTGTTGATCGTGCCGCTGCTCGTCAAGAACTTCATCATCTTCCAGATGACGATGCTCCTGATCTACGGGCTCGCCGTGCTGGCGCTGAACATCCTGACCGGCGGCTCAGGCCAGTTCTCGCTCGGCCAGAGCGCGTTCTACGCCGTCGGCGCCTATACGTCGGCGGTGCTGATGGAGTACTTCAACGTCAACTATGCCCTGACAATTCCGGTTTCCGCCGTGGTCTGCTTCGGATTCGGTTACCTGTTCGGCAAGCCGGCGCTGCGGCTGTCGGGCGTTTATCTCGCGCTCGCGACGTTCGCGCTTGCCACCGCGATGCCGCAGTTGCTGAAGCTGAACTTCCTCGAGCACTGGACCGGCGGTGTGCAGGGCCTCGTCGTCACCAAGCCGGACGCGCCGTTTGGGCTGCCCATGTCGCAGGACATGTGGCTGTATTACTTCACGCTGGTCGTGACGATCGCGATCTATATCTTCGCGGTGAACCTGCTGCGCTCACGCTCGGGCCGCGCCTTCATGGCGATCCGCGACAACGAGATCGCGGCATCGGCCATGGGCGTCGACGTCGCCCTCTACAAGACGCTCGCCTTTGGCGTCTCCGCCGCCGTCACCGGCGTAGCCGGCTCGCTCGGCGCCATTGCCGTGCAGTTCGTGGCGCCCGACAGCTACACCATCACGCTCGCGATCTCGCTGTTCCTCGGCATGGTGGTCGGGGGCGTCGGCTGGCTGCCCGGCTCGTTCGTCGGTGCGGCCTTCATCATCTTCGTGCCGAACATGGCGGAGAGCATCTCCAAGGGCCTGTCCGGCGCCGTGTTCGGCGTGCTGTTGTTCCTCGTCATCTACCTCGTGCCGCACGGCGCAAGGCAGATCGCGATAATGGGCCAGCAACTCGCCGGCAAGCTCAGAAGAAACTGA
- a CDS encoding ABC transporter substrate-binding protein encodes MHLGRTLRAAALITATAATTITSGAALAQKKYDTGASDTEIKIGNIMPYSGPASAYGIIGKTEEAYFKMINDKGGINGRKINFVTYDDGYSPPKAVEQVRKLVESDEVLVVFNPLGTPSNSAIQKYLNAKKIPQLFVATGATKWNDPKNFPWTMGWQPSYQSEAQIYAKWLMKEKPDAKVAILYQNDDFGKDYLKGTKDGLGAKASSMIIMEESYEVSEPSIDGHIVKIKAANPDVLLIYTTPKFAAQTIKKTAELSWKPLQILTNVSISVGSVMKPAGFEAAQGVLSAAYAKDSTDPQWANDPGMKKWNEFVDKYMPGADKSDTSMVYGYGAASTLAKVLEMCGDDLTRANIMKQAASLKDFAPDTLLPGVKINTSATDFAPIAQLQMQRFKGEKWELFGEIISGDLQSE; translated from the coding sequence TTGCATCTTGGAAGAACACTGCGAGCCGCCGCGCTTATCACGGCAACGGCGGCCACCACTATCACCTCGGGCGCAGCACTCGCCCAAAAGAAGTACGACACCGGCGCTTCCGATACCGAGATCAAGATCGGCAACATCATGCCGTACAGTGGTCCGGCGTCGGCTTACGGCATCATCGGCAAGACCGAAGAAGCCTACTTCAAGATGATCAACGACAAGGGCGGCATCAACGGCCGCAAGATCAACTTCGTTACCTATGACGACGGCTATTCGCCGCCCAAGGCCGTCGAACAGGTCCGCAAGCTGGTCGAGAGCGACGAGGTTCTCGTCGTCTTCAACCCGCTCGGCACACCCTCGAACTCGGCGATCCAGAAATACCTCAACGCCAAGAAGATCCCGCAGCTCTTCGTCGCCACCGGCGCCACCAAGTGGAACGATCCGAAGAACTTCCCCTGGACCATGGGCTGGCAGCCCTCCTACCAGAGCGAAGCGCAGATCTACGCCAAATGGCTGATGAAGGAGAAGCCCGACGCCAAAGTCGCGATTCTCTACCAGAACGACGATTTCGGCAAAGACTACCTCAAGGGCACCAAGGACGGCCTCGGCGCCAAGGCCTCGTCCATGATCATCATGGAAGAGAGCTATGAAGTGTCCGAGCCCTCGATCGACGGCCACATCGTCAAGATCAAGGCTGCCAATCCCGACGTGCTGCTGATCTACACCACACCGAAGTTCGCGGCCCAGACGATCAAGAAGACGGCCGAGCTCAGCTGGAAGCCGCTCCAGATCCTCACCAACGTGTCGATCTCTGTCGGCAGCGTGATGAAGCCGGCCGGCTTCGAGGCCGCGCAGGGCGTGCTGTCGGCGGCCTATGCAAAGGACTCCACCGATCCGCAATGGGCCAACGACCCCGGCATGAAGAAGTGGAACGAGTTCGTCGACAAGTACATGCCCGGCGCCGACAAGTCCGACACCAGCATGGTCTACGGCTATGGCGCCGCATCGACCCTCGCCAAGGTGCTGGAAATGTGCGGTGACGATCTCACCCGCGCAAACATCATGAAGCAGGCCGCGAGCCTGAAGGACTTTGCGCCGGATACGCTGCTGCCCGGTGTCAAGATCAACACCAGCGCCACCGACTTCGCTCCGATCGCCCAGCTCCAGATGCAGCGCTTCAAGGGCGAGAAGTGGGAACTGTTCGGCGAGATCATCAGCGGCGACCTCCAGTCCGAATGA
- a CDS encoding ABC transporter substrate-binding protein, whose product MTAVRFQVAALWSALALCTAISNPALAQKKYDSGASDTEIKIGNIMPYSGPASAYAAIGKAEEAYFNKVNAEGGINGRKIKFISYDDAYSPPKTVEQARKLVESDGVLLIFGSLGTSTNSAIRKYMNEKKVPQLFVASGASKWNDPRQYPWTMGWQPSYASEARIYAKYIMKEKPDGKIGVLYQNDDFGKDYLKGLKDGLGPKTSMIVLEEAYDTSEPAIDEHVVKLKASGADVFISITTPKFAAQGIKKAAEINWHPVQIVSNVSASVGGVIEPAGLEISQGLLSASYTKDGSDPQWNADDGMKKFYNFVAQYDPKANKLDAGVVFGYAAAQTMVKVLQMCGDDLTRDNVMKQAASLKDFEPDTLLPGIRINTAADNFAPIEQLQMMRFKGRKWELFGDVISSEIDH is encoded by the coding sequence ATGACCGCCGTTCGTTTTCAGGTTGCGGCCCTTTGGTCAGCGCTCGCTTTGTGCACCGCGATAAGCAACCCGGCACTGGCGCAGAAGAAGTACGACAGCGGCGCCTCCGATACCGAGATCAAAATAGGCAACATCATGCCCTATAGCGGCCCGGCCTCGGCCTATGCCGCGATCGGCAAGGCCGAGGAGGCCTATTTCAACAAGGTCAATGCCGAGGGCGGCATCAACGGCCGCAAGATCAAGTTCATCTCCTATGACGACGCCTATTCGCCGCCGAAGACGGTGGAGCAGGCGCGCAAGCTGGTCGAGAGCGACGGGGTGCTGCTGATCTTCGGCTCGCTCGGCACCTCCACCAACAGCGCCATCCGCAAATACATGAACGAGAAGAAGGTGCCGCAATTGTTCGTGGCGAGCGGCGCCTCGAAGTGGAACGATCCCAGGCAATATCCGTGGACCATGGGCTGGCAGCCGAGCTACGCGAGCGAGGCGCGCATCTACGCCAAGTACATCATGAAGGAGAAGCCGGACGGAAAGATCGGCGTGCTCTACCAGAACGACGATTTCGGCAAGGACTACCTGAAGGGGCTGAAGGACGGCCTCGGGCCCAAGACCTCGATGATCGTGCTGGAAGAGGCTTACGACACCTCCGAGCCCGCGATCGACGAGCACGTGGTGAAGCTGAAGGCTTCGGGCGCCGACGTCTTCATCAGCATCACCACGCCGAAATTCGCCGCACAGGGGATCAAGAAGGCGGCGGAGATCAACTGGCATCCGGTCCAGATCGTCTCCAACGTCTCCGCCTCCGTCGGCGGCGTGATCGAACCGGCGGGCCTCGAGATCTCGCAAGGCCTGCTGTCGGCGAGCTACACCAAGGACGGCTCCGATCCGCAGTGGAATGCCGACGACGGCATGAAGAAATTCTACAACTTCGTCGCGCAATACGATCCCAAGGCCAACAAGCTCGATGCCGGCGTCGTGTTCGGCTATGCCGCAGCTCAAACCATGGTGAAGGTGCTGCAGATGTGCGGCGACGACCTCACCCGCGACAACGTCATGAAGCAGGCAGCGTCCTTGAAGGATTTCGAGCCCGACACGCTGCTGCCCGGCATCAGGATCAACACCGCAGCCGACAATTTCGCCCCGATCGAGCAGCTGCAGATGATGCGCTTCAAGGGCCGGAAGTGGGAGCTGTTCGGCGATGTGATCTCGAGCGAGATCGATCACTGA
- a CDS encoding ABC transporter substrate-binding protein: MPAMHVRLGAFSAALALAAVLSTTAFAQKKYDTGASDGEIKIGNIMPYSGPASAYGVIGKTEEAYFRKINAEGGINGRKINFISYDDAYSPPKTVEQARKLVESDEVLLIFNSLGTPPNSAIQKYMNSKKVPQLFVATGATKWNDPKEFPWTMGWQPNYQSETIIYAKYILKNKPDAKIAVLYQNDDYGKDYLKGFKDGLGAKAASMIVIEDSYEVSEPTIDSHIVRLKASGADVFMNITTPKFAAQAIKKNGELGWKPLHFLNNVSGSIGSVIKPAGFENAQGIISSQYFKDPTDAQWKTDPAMIAWNEFLDKYYPEANRADASVMYAYIVSQGLVHVLKACGDNLTRENIMKQAANIRDYEPAGLLPGIKVNTSASDFAPISQVQLIRFKGEHWERFGEILSGDVGG; the protein is encoded by the coding sequence ATGCCTGCAATGCATGTGCGGTTGGGCGCCTTCTCGGCTGCCCTCGCGCTGGCTGCCGTCCTGTCCACGACGGCGTTCGCGCAGAAAAAATACGACACCGGCGCCTCCGACGGCGAAATCAAGATCGGCAACATCATGCCCTACAGCGGACCTGCGTCCGCCTATGGCGTGATCGGCAAGACGGAAGAAGCCTATTTCCGCAAGATCAACGCCGAAGGCGGCATCAACGGCCGCAAGATCAACTTCATCAGCTATGACGATGCCTACTCGCCGCCGAAGACGGTCGAACAGGCGCGCAAGCTGGTCGAGAGCGACGAGGTGCTGCTGATCTTCAATTCGCTCGGTACGCCGCCCAACTCCGCAATTCAGAAATACATGAATTCGAAGAAGGTGCCGCAGCTGTTCGTCGCCACCGGTGCCACGAAGTGGAACGATCCGAAGGAGTTTCCCTGGACGATGGGCTGGCAACCTAATTACCAGAGCGAAACCATCATCTATGCGAAGTATATCTTGAAGAACAAGCCGGACGCAAAGATCGCGGTGCTCTATCAGAACGACGATTACGGCAAGGACTACCTGAAGGGCTTCAAGGATGGGCTTGGCGCCAAGGCGGCCTCGATGATCGTCATCGAGGACAGCTATGAGGTCTCCGAGCCGACCATCGACTCGCATATCGTGAGACTGAAAGCCTCGGGCGCCGACGTCTTCATGAACATCACCACGCCGAAATTTGCGGCACAGGCGATCAAGAAGAACGGCGAGCTCGGCTGGAAGCCGCTGCATTTCCTCAACAACGTCTCCGGCTCGATCGGCAGCGTGATCAAGCCGGCCGGCTTCGAGAACGCGCAGGGCATCATCTCGTCGCAATATTTCAAGGACCCCACCGATGCCCAATGGAAGACTGACCCGGCGATGATCGCGTGGAACGAATTCCTGGATAAGTACTATCCGGAAGCGAACCGCGCCGACGCCTCGGTGATGTACGCCTACATCGTGAGCCAGGGTCTCGTGCACGTGCTCAAGGCTTGCGGCGACAATTTGACCCGCGAGAACATCATGAAGCAGGCCGCCAACATCAGGGACTACGAGCCGGCGGGCCTGCTGCCCGGCATCAAGGTCAACACGTCGGCCAGCGACTTCGCACCCATTTCCCAGGTTCAATTGATCCGATTCAAGGGCGAGCATTGGGAGCGATTTGGCGAGATCCTGAGCGGCGACGTCGGCGGCTGA
- a CDS encoding ABC transporter substrate-binding protein, with product MPAVTGKFAVASLALALIAATTSTASAQKKYDTGATDTEIKIGNIMPYSGPASAYGIIGRTEAAYFKKINEEGGINGRKINFISYDDGYSPPKTVEQARKLVESDEVLLIFNSLGTPPNSAIHKYMNSKKVPQLFVATGATKWNDPKDFPWTMGWQPNYQSETQIYAKYILKEMPNAKIAVLFQNDDYGKDYLKGLKDGLGSKAASMIIAEESYETSEPTIDNHIVKLKATGADVFVNITTPKFAAQAIKKNAEIGWKPTHFLNNVSASVGSVIKPAGFENAQGVISAAYLKDTTDTQWANDAGMKGFLDFMAKYFPEGDKTDGGTIVGYGVAQTLVQVLKNCGDDLTRANVMKQAASLKDFRTEVLLPGIKINTSATDFAPISSLQLQRFKGERWELFGDVINAQAGG from the coding sequence ATGCCTGCTGTCACCGGCAAATTTGCGGTTGCGTCACTGGCGCTTGCGCTCATTGCGGCCACGACCTCCACCGCGTCGGCCCAGAAGAAATACGATACCGGTGCGACCGATACCGAGATCAAGATCGGCAACATCATGCCTTACAGCGGACCGGCCTCCGCCTACGGCATCATCGGGCGGACCGAAGCCGCCTATTTCAAGAAGATCAACGAGGAGGGCGGCATCAACGGCCGCAAGATCAACTTCATCTCCTACGACGACGGCTATTCGCCGCCCAAGACCGTCGAGCAGGCGCGCAAGCTGGTCGAGAGCGACGAGGTGCTGTTGATCTTCAACTCGCTCGGCACGCCGCCGAACTCGGCGATCCACAAATACATGAACTCCAAGAAGGTGCCGCAGCTGTTCGTCGCCACGGGCGCCACCAAGTGGAACGATCCGAAGGACTTCCCATGGACCATGGGCTGGCAGCCCAACTACCAGAGCGAAACGCAGATCTACGCGAAATACATTCTGAAAGAGATGCCGAACGCCAAGATCGCCGTACTGTTTCAGAACGACGACTACGGCAAGGACTATCTCAAGGGCCTGAAGGACGGCCTCGGATCGAAAGCCGCGAGCATGATCATCGCCGAGGAAAGCTACGAGACCTCGGAGCCGACGATCGACAACCACATCGTCAAGCTGAAGGCGACGGGCGCCGACGTCTTCGTCAACATCACCACGCCTAAATTTGCCGCGCAGGCCATCAAGAAGAATGCCGAGATCGGCTGGAAGCCCACCCACTTCCTCAACAACGTCTCGGCGTCGGTCGGAAGCGTGATCAAGCCGGCAGGCTTCGAAAACGCGCAAGGCGTCATCTCGGCGGCCTATTTGAAGGACACCACGGACACCCAATGGGCGAACGACGCCGGCATGAAGGGCTTCCTCGACTTCATGGCGAAATACTTCCCCGAAGGCGACAAGACCGATGGCGGCACGATCGTCGGGTACGGCGTGGCGCAGACACTGGTCCAGGTGCTCAAGAACTGCGGCGACGACCTCACGCGCGCGAACGTCATGAAGCAGGCCGCCAGCCTGAAGGACTTCCGCACCGAGGTGCTGCTGCCCGGCATCAAGATCAACACGTCGGCGACCGACTTCGCGCCGATCAGCTCGCTGCAGCTTCAGCGCTTCAAGGGCGAGCGATGGGAGCTGTTCGGCGACGTGATCAACGCTCAAGCCGGCGGCTAG
- a CDS encoding glycerate kinase type-2 family protein, translating into MTDRRPLLRALYDAAVASAHPNVVLAPHLRPAPKGRVICLAAGKGAAAMAAAAERHYLDTLQLAPERMVGIATTRHGYGVPTRRIGVVEAGHPVPDEAGLKGAADTLALAGEAGPDDLLLVLLTGGGSANWIAPSEGISFAQKQAVNKALLRSGAPIGEMNVVRKHLSRIKGGRLARAGRNAAEIVTLAISDVPHDDPSAIASGPTVPDPTTLADARAIVAKYKLDIDDAVRRALDDPANESCKPGDAAFARAHFELIARPKQSLDAAVKLARASGYETIDLGADLEGEAREVAADHARLALQARAQGKRLAILSGGELTVTVRGQGRGGPNQEYALALAALLQDTPDVSALAGDTDGADGGAGHPTDPAGALIDATTFAKMKAQGLQPQAYLDNNDATTFFEATGDLLLPGPTLTNVNDIRVILVD; encoded by the coding sequence ATGACCGATCGCCGTCCCCTGCTCCGCGCGCTGTACGACGCCGCCGTTGCCTCCGCTCATCCCAATGTGGTGCTGGCGCCGCACTTGCGGCCGGCGCCCAAGGGACGCGTGATTTGCCTGGCCGCCGGCAAGGGCGCAGCCGCCATGGCCGCGGCGGCCGAACGGCACTATCTCGACACGCTGCAGCTCGCACCGGAACGCATGGTCGGCATCGCCACCACGCGCCACGGCTACGGCGTGCCGACGCGCCGCATCGGCGTGGTCGAGGCCGGTCATCCCGTGCCGGATGAAGCTGGCCTCAAGGGCGCCGCCGATACGCTCGCGCTCGCGGGCGAAGCCGGCCCTGACGATCTGCTGCTGGTGCTGCTCACGGGCGGCGGCTCGGCGAACTGGATCGCCCCCAGCGAGGGCATCAGCTTTGCGCAGAAGCAGGCGGTCAACAAGGCGCTGCTCCGCTCGGGCGCGCCGATCGGCGAGATGAACGTCGTGCGCAAACATCTGTCGCGGATCAAGGGCGGCCGCCTCGCACGTGCCGGCAGGAATGCCGCCGAGATCGTGACGCTCGCGATCTCGGACGTGCCGCATGACGATCCTTCCGCGATCGCCTCCGGTCCCACCGTGCCTGATCCGACCACGCTGGCCGATGCGCGCGCCATCGTCGCGAAATACAAGCTCGACATCGACGATGCCGTGCGCCGCGCGCTCGACGATCCCGCCAACGAGAGCTGCAAGCCCGGCGATGCCGCCTTCGCCCGCGCGCATTTCGAATTGATTGCACGGCCGAAGCAGTCGCTCGACGCCGCGGTGAAGCTCGCGCGCGCCTCCGGTTACGAGACCATCGACCTCGGCGCCGATCTCGAAGGCGAGGCGCGCGAGGTCGCCGCCGATCACGCCAGGCTGGCGCTGCAAGCGCGCGCGCAAGGCAAGCGCCTCGCGATCCTTTCCGGCGGCGAGCTCACGGTCACCGTGCGCGGCCAGGGGCGCGGCGGACCGAACCAGGAATACGCGCTGGCGCTGGCCGCCCTGCTGCAGGACACACCTGATGTTTCGGCGTTGGCGGGCGACACCGACGGCGCCGACGGCGGCGCCGGCCATCCCACCGACCCCGCCGGCGCGCTGATCGATGCGACGACATTCGCAAAGATGAAGGCGCAGGGGCTCCAGCCGCAGGCGTACCTGGACAACAACGACGCCACGACGTTCTTCGAGGCAACAGGCGACTTGCTGCTGCCGGGACCGACGCTGACCAACGTGAACGACATCAGGGTGATCCTGGTGGACTGA
- a CDS encoding MarR family winged helix-turn-helix transcriptional regulator produces MTVSKAAEKSSEKLADAAKGRKDAAELQGQGAGEALQLGELSEQLGYVLKRAQLKVFENFLRCMASLQLTPAQFSVLLLVEKNPGRNQTEIASTLGILRPNFVAMLDNLESRDLCARIRSTNDRRSHILVLTDKGKAVLARAKKLVATKHEARLNELLGQANREALIAMLAKVASDF; encoded by the coding sequence ATGACCGTTTCCAAAGCCGCCGAAAAGTCCTCCGAAAAGCTTGCCGACGCGGCCAAGGGCCGCAAGGACGCGGCCGAGCTGCAAGGTCAGGGGGCCGGCGAAGCGCTCCAGCTCGGCGAGCTCTCGGAACAGCTCGGCTATGTGCTGAAGCGGGCGCAGCTCAAGGTGTTCGAGAACTTCCTGCGCTGCATGGCCTCGCTCCAGCTCACGCCGGCGCAATTTTCCGTGCTGCTGCTGGTCGAGAAGAACCCGGGCCGTAACCAGACCGAGATCGCCTCCACTCTCGGTATCCTCAGGCCGAACTTCGTCGCCATGCTCGACAATCTCGAGAGCCGCGACCTTTGCGCACGGATCCGTTCCACCAACGACCGCCGCTCGCACATCCTGGTGCTGACCGACAAGGGCAAGGCGGTGCTGGCCCGTGCCAAGAAGCTCGTCGCCACCAAGCACGAGGCCCGCCTGAACGAGCTGCTCGGGCAGGCCAACCGCGAAGCCCTCATCGCGATGCTCGCGAAGGTCGCGAGCGACTTCTGA